Part of the Deltaproteobacteria bacterium genome is shown below.
ACCAAGAAGCACCCCGCCTGGGAGGGCATGGCGCTCCTCTGCGTCCAGCCCCTCGACGAGAAGGGCGAGGCGAGCGGCGCGGCCTTCCTGGCCGTCGATCGCGCGCAGGCCGGGGAGGGTGACGTCGTCCTGGTGCTCTCCGAGGGCACGGGGGTGCGGCAGATCATCGGCAATCCCCAGGGGCCGATCCGCTCGGCCATCGTCGGGATCGTCGACGAGGTCCACGTGCCGTGAGCGGGGAGTCCCTCTGCGCCTACTCCCGCCTGGTCTGGGAGCGGGGCTGGGTCGCCAACCACGACGGCAACCTCTCCCTGCGCATCGGCGCGGATCGCTACCTCGCCACGCCGACGGCCTTCTCCAAGCGGAGCATCGCGCCGGCGGACCTGGTCACCGTCGACGGGGCCGGCACCGTGCTGGAGGGGACGAGGAAGGTCTTCTCGGAGTGGAACCTCCATGCGGCGGCCTTCGATCTGCGGCCCGACGCCATGGCCGTGATCCACGCCCACCCCCCCCACGCGACGGCGGCGGGCCTGACCGGCCTCTCGCTGGAGCGCCTGCCCCTGCCGGAGGCGGTCGTCTCCCTGGGCCGGGTGCCCACCGCGCGCTTCGTCGCCCCCGGGCCCGAGTCGGCCGCCGAGGTGCGGCGCCTGATCGTCGAGCACGACGTGATCCTCCTGCCCGGGAACGGGCTCCTCGCGGTGGGGGACGATCTCGAGATGGCCTACCTGCGGGTGGAGCTGGCCGAGCACCTCGCGCGCATCCTCACCATCGCCCGTCAGCAGGGCCGGGCGGCCCGCCTGGATCCCGCCCTCGAGGAGGCCATGCTGCAGAAGCGCACGGCGGCCGGGCTGGGACCCGCCGGCCGGGCGGCGAAGGGGAAGGCGGCCCCGGCGGGGGCGCCGAGCCGGGAGGCGGTGGCGGCCCGGGTGGCCGTCCGCACCGGCGACGCGCGCCTCGCCGCGCAGATCACCGACGAGGTGATGCGGCGGCTCGCCACCAAGTAGGGGAGCGCGGCCCTAGTGGCCGTAGGCGATCTGCCCGAGGGTCTCGTAGAGGCCCTTCGGGGTGTGGAAGCGGAAGTGGTAGCGCCCGAAGCTCACCACGCAGCGGTCGGGCACGATCACCGACTCGCTCTTCTTGAGGCGGTGCCCGTTGACGAAGGTGCCGTTCGTCGAGCCCGCGTCGGTGAGGTAGAACTCGCTGCGGTCCCGCGACCAGGTGAAGTAGGCGTGGAACTTCGAGACCTTGGGGTAGGGCAGCACGATGTCGTTGTTCCGGGTCCGCCCGACCCCCACCCGGTCGGAGAAGACCCCGTCGGGGGCCTTGCTGACCGGCACCACCGCCAGGTCGGCGTCGGTGGAGAGCCCCACCGCCAGCTCCATGCGGGTCGCGTGGGGATCGGTGAGGCCGGTCTTGAAGGAGCGCGCGCTCTCCTCGCCCGAGTCCTCCGGCCGGTGCAGGAGCACCGGATCGGGGAAGGTCGTCAGGAAGCTCTCGAGGGAGTGCTCCTTCCGGTCCTGCACGAGGTCCGCCAGCCGCTTCACCCGGGGAAAAGTATCACGACTGGAGGACCGGGGGAGGCCCCCCCAGGGTGCGGGGCTCGCTTGACAGGCACCGGTCCGCCGCCTACAGACCCCTTCCATGTCCATGGACCTCGATCGACTGGTGGATGAAGTCACGCGCGAGGTGAAGGCCCGGCTGATGCAGGCCTCGCCGGCCCCGGCCTCTGCCTGCTCGTCGGGCTCGGAGTGCGAGGCCACGGCCTCCCAGTGCAGCGGCAGCGGCCACTGCCACGTCCGGAAGACCCGCGTGATCCGGGCCATGCAGCAGCTCGGCGCGACGCGCTTCTCGGCGCAGCCCGGCACCGGCCGCTCGGACGCCGACATCGCGCGCGCGATCGACCACACCCTCCTCAAGCCCGACACCGACCGCGAGTCCCTCCAGCGGGTCTGCGACGAGGCCAAGCAGTACGGCTTCGCCACGGTCTGCGTGAACGCGTCGAACGTCGCCTTCGTGGCCCGCTGCCTCGCCGGCTCGCCGGTGAAGGCCATCGCCGTCGTCGGCTTCCCCCTCGGCGCGATGACCGCGACCGCCAAGGCCTTCGAGGCCCGGGAGGCGGTCCGCTCCGGCGCCCGCGAGATCGACATGGTGATCAACATCGGGGCCCTCAAGAGCCGGGACTACGCCCTGGTCCTCGAGGACATCGCCGCGGTGGTGGACGCCTCCAAGCCCTACCCGGTGAAGGTGATCCTCGAGACCTCCTCCCTGAACCACGACGAGAAGGTGATCGGCTGCGCGCTCTCCAAGGCCGCCGGCGCCGCCTTCGTGAAGACCTCGACCGGCTTCGGGGGTGGCGGCGCCACCGTCGAGGACGTCGAGCTGATGCGGCGGATCGTCGGCCCCGAGATGGGCGTGAAGGCCTCCGGCGGCGTGCACAACGCGGACGACGCCCGGGCGATGTTCAAGGCCGGCGCCGACCGCATCGGCGCCTCGGCCAGCGTGGCGATCGTCACGGGCCAGAAGACCAAGAGCAAGGGCTACTAGCGCGGATCCGGGCGCTTCTGCCCGGGGGGCTCGCGTGGTAAGCAGCCTCTCGTGCGTGCCTACGACCTGATTCTCGAGAAGCGCGAGGGTGAGGAGCTCTCCGACGACGAGCTGAAATGGCTCGTCGACGCCTACACCCGCGGCGAGATCCCCGACTACCAGATGGCCTCCCTGCTCATGGCCATCTTCTTCCGCGGCATGTCCGGTAGGGAGCTGGCCACCTGGACCAGCGCCATGCTGCACTCCGGGGAGGTCGTGGACCTCTCGGAGGTCCCCGGGCGGAAGGTCGACAAGCACTCCACCGGCGGGGTGGGGGACAAGGTCTCCCTCTGTCTGGCGCCGATCGTCGCGGCTTGCGGCGTGCCGGTGCCGATGGTCAGCGGCCGGGGCCTCGGCCACACCGGCGGCACCCTCGACAAGCTCGAGGCCATCCCCGGCTTCCGGGTCGATCTGGGCATCGAGCGCTACAAGGAGATCGTCGCCGAGCACGGCCTCTGCCTCATCGGGCAGACCGAGACCCTCGCGCCGGCGGACCGCAAGCTCTACGCGCTGCGGGACGTGACCGCGACGGTGGAGTCGATCCCCCTCATCTCCTCGTCGATCCTCTCCAAGAAGCTGGCCGAGGGCATCGACGCCCTGGTGCTCGACGTGAAGGTCGGCAAGGGCGCCTTCATGAAGACCCGCGAGCGGGCCGAGGAGCTCGCCCGCACCATGGTCGAGCTGGGCACCCGGATGGGCAAGCAGGTGGTGGCCCTCCTCACCGCGATGGACGAGCCCCTGGGCCTGGCGGTGGGCAACGCCCTGGAGACCCAGGAGGCCATCGACCTCCTGCACGGGCGGGGGCCGGCGGACCTCGACGAGATCAACTTCGCCCTCGCCGCCCAGATGCTGGTGCTGGGCGAGGTGGCGGACGACCTCGAGGCCGGCGAGGCGAAGGCCCGGGCGGCCGTCGCCGACGGCTCGGCCCTCGAGTGCTTCCGGCGCCTGGTCGAGGCCCAGGGGGGAGACCCGCGGGTGGCCGACGACCCCGGGGTGCTGCCCTCGGCGCAGTTCGGGGAGCCGGTCACCGCGACCCGCACCGGCGTGGTGCAGGGCATCGACGCCCTGAAGGTTGGCGTGGCGGCCATGAAGATCGGCGCGGGCCGGGCCACCAAGGAGAGCGTGATCGATCCGGCGGTGGGCGTGATGCTCCGCAAGAAGACCGGCGACACCGTCAAGGCGGGCGAGGTCCTGGCGGTCATCCACGTGAACGACGAGTCCAAGATCGACCAGTGCGCCGCGGAGGTGCAGGAGGCCTACCTCCTCGGTGACGAGCCGCCCCCCCGGACGCCTCGCATCCTCGATCGCATCGTCGCGGAGAGGGCATGAGCCGCGGGGTCGCCGCGCCCCCCCGGCGGGGTCGGTGGCTGCTCTCCCTCCGCCAGGCCCTGGGCCTGGCGCTGATCTCGGGCCTGCTGCTCCTCGCGCTGGGGGCCCGGGCGCAGGAGGAGGCCGCCCCCACC
Proteins encoded:
- a CDS encoding class II aldolase/adducin family protein; the protein is MSGESLCAYSRLVWERGWVANHDGNLSLRIGADRYLATPTAFSKRSIAPADLVTVDGAGTVLEGTRKVFSEWNLHAAAFDLRPDAMAVIHAHPPHATAAGLTGLSLERLPLPEAVVSLGRVPTARFVAPGPESAAEVRRLIVEHDVILLPGNGLLAVGDDLEMAYLRVELAEHLARILTIARQQGRAARLDPALEEAMLQKRTAAGLGPAGRAAKGKAAPAGAPSREAVAARVAVRTGDARLAAQITDEVMRRLATK
- a CDS encoding EutN/CcmL family microcompartment protein → MKLCRVLGPVVATKKHPAWEGMALLCVQPLDEKGEASGAAFLAVDRAQAGEGDVVLVLSEGTGVRQIIGNPQGPIRSAIVGIVDEVHVP
- a CDS encoding FHA domain-containing protein produces the protein MKRLADLVQDRKEHSLESFLTTFPDPVLLHRPEDSGEESARSFKTGLTDPHATRMELAVGLSTDADLAVVPVSKAPDGVFSDRVGVGRTRNNDIVLPYPKVSKFHAYFTWSRDRSEFYLTDAGSTNGTFVNGHRLKKSESVIVPDRCVVSFGRYHFRFHTPKGLYETLGQIAYGH
- the deoC gene encoding deoxyribose-phosphate aldolase translates to MQQLGATRFSAQPGTGRSDADIARAIDHTLLKPDTDRESLQRVCDEAKQYGFATVCVNASNVAFVARCLAGSPVKAIAVVGFPLGAMTATAKAFEAREAVRSGAREIDMVINIGALKSRDYALVLEDIAAVVDASKPYPVKVILETSSLNHDEKVIGCALSKAAGAAFVKTSTGFGGGGATVEDVELMRRIVGPEMGVKASGGVHNADDARAMFKAGADRIGASASVAIVTGQKTKSKGY
- a CDS encoding thymidine phosphorylase; the encoded protein is MRAYDLILEKREGEELSDDELKWLVDAYTRGEIPDYQMASLLMAIFFRGMSGRELATWTSAMLHSGEVVDLSEVPGRKVDKHSTGGVGDKVSLCLAPIVAACGVPVPMVSGRGLGHTGGTLDKLEAIPGFRVDLGIERYKEIVAEHGLCLIGQTETLAPADRKLYALRDVTATVESIPLISSSILSKKLAEGIDALVLDVKVGKGAFMKTRERAEELARTMVELGTRMGKQVVALLTAMDEPLGLAVGNALETQEAIDLLHGRGPADLDEINFALAAQMLVLGEVADDLEAGEAKARAAVADGSALECFRRLVEAQGGDPRVADDPGVLPSAQFGEPVTATRTGVVQGIDALKVGVAAMKIGAGRATKESVIDPAVGVMLRKKTGDTVKAGEVLAVIHVNDESKIDQCAAEVQEAYLLGDEPPPRTPRILDRIVAERA